The genomic region CGCCGCCGAGTTGCGGCTGCCGCCCGACACCACGAAGGCCGACCGCGAACAGGTCGTGATGCAGGTCCTCGAGGAACTCGAGATGACCAACCACCTGGAGACCCGGGTCGACAAGCTCTCCGGCGGCCAGCGCAAGCGCGCCTCGGTGGCGCTGGAGTTGCTGACCGGCCCGTCGCTGCTGATCCTCGACGAGCCGACGTCCGGCCTGGACCCGGCGCTGGATCGCCAGGTGATGACGATGTTGCGGCAGTTGGCCGATGCCGGCCGCGTCGTGCTGGTGGTCACCCACTCGCTGACCTATCTCGACGTGTGCGACGAGGTGTTACTGCTGGCGCCCGGCGGCAAGACCGCTTTCTACGGGCCGCCCAACCAGATCGGGCCGTCGATGGGCACCACCAACTGGGCTGACATCTTCAGCACGGTCGCGGGCGATCCGGATGGGGCCAACAGACGATTCCTCGACCAGAGCGGGCCGCCGCCGCCACCGCCGCCGACCGAACAGCCGTCGGAGCTCGGCAGCCCGACGAGCACGAGTGTGCGACGGCAGTTCTCCACGATCGCGCGGCGCCAGGTGCGGCTGATCGTGTCCGACCGCGGATATTTCCTCTTCCTGGCAGTGTTGCCGTTCATCATGGGCGTGCTGTCACTGTCGGTGCCCGGCGATGTCGGCTTCGGCGTGCCCGTTCCGGCCATTCAGGGCGGTGCGGCGCCCAATGAACCCGGACAAATTCTGGTGCTGCTCAACGTCGGCGCCATCTTCATGGGCACAGCGCTCACCATCCGTGCCCTCATCGGGGAACGGGCCATCTTCCGGCGCGAGCAGGCCGTCGGGTTGTCCACCACCGCATATCTACTGGCCAAAGTGTTCGTTTTCGCGATTTTCGCGTTGCTGCAGTCGGCGATCGTCGTCAGCATCAACGTGTGGGGGAAGAGCTGGGGCCCAGGGGCGGTCACCAGTGGCGCGGTGATCGGCAACCGGACGCTGGAACTGTATGTCGATGTCGCCGCCTGCTGTGTGGCAGCGGCGATGACCGGCCTGGCGCTGTCGGCGCTGGCCAAGTCGAACGAGCAGATCATGCCGTTGCTGGTGATCGCGATCATGTCGCAGTTGGTGTTCCAGGGCGGCATGATCCCGGTGACCGGGCGGGTGGTGCTCGACCAGTTGTCGTGGATCACGCCGGCCCGGTGGGGATTCGCCGCCACTGCGTCGACCATCGACCTGATCAGGCTCGTCCCGGGCCCCCTCACTCCCCAGGACTCGCATTGGAGGCACACGCCGAGTGCCTGGCTGTTCAACATGGGCATGCTCTTCGCGATCTGTGTCGGTTACCTGAGCTTCGTTCGGTGGAAGATCCGACTGAAGGGCGGCTGACATCGTTTGAGCCGTCGCCCCCTCACTGCCCGAGGATCACCAGACCGTGGGCGGCGGCGTAAGCCATCGCCTGGTCGACGTCGACCTTGGCGCCGCGCACCTTGGCGGTGGTCCACAACGTCGGATCGACGCGCGCACCCCGCAGGTCGGCCTCTTCCAGTCGGGCGTTCTGCACGCGGGCGCCGCCCAGGTCCGCGCCGCGCAGCACCGCCTTGCGCAGATCGGCGTCGACCAGACCGGCTTCACGCAGCCGACAGCCCGCGAGGTCGACGCCGCGCAGGTCGCACCCGCCGAGAACCGCGAGCGTCAGATCGACCTCGACCAACGTCAGCGGCCGAAGCCGAGTGTCGGTCAGCACCGAGCCGAGCAGGCTGCATTGCCGGAAAGTGCTGTGCTGCAGTGTCGCTCGTTGGAAGCTGCAATTGCGGAACGCCGAGCCGACATGGTCGGACTCGCTGAGGTCCACACCGCGGAAGTCGCACTCGTCGAACACCGCCCGTTCGGTGCGCAGCCTGCTGAGATCCTCGTCTCGGAAATCATGTCCGACGAACTCTCGGTTGGTCCAGCAGTCCTCCCGCGCCGCCATCGCAGGGTCAGCCGGGCAGCGAGGCGAGGACGTCGAGCGCGTACTCGGTGACCGCGATCAGCGCGGCCTTCGCCGACTGGCGGTCGCGGGCGTCGACGCTGATCACCGGGATGCGCTCGGACAGTGCCAGTGCCGTGCGCACCGCGGCGACGGGATGGGTTGGCGCTCCGTCGAACTGATTTATCGCGACCAGGAACGGCAGGTTGCGCGCCTCGAAGAAGTCCACCGCGGCGAAGCTGTCCTGCAGCCGGCGGACGTCGACGAGAATGATCGCGCCGATCGCTCCGCGGATGAGGTCGTCCCACATGAACCAGAACCGCCGCTGGCCGGGCGTGCCGAACAGGTAGAGCACCAGGTCGTCGTCGAGGGTGATGCGGCCGAAGTCCATGGCCACCGTGGTGGTGTTCTTCTTCGGTGTGGCCTCGAGCATGTCGACGCCTGCGGAGGCGTTGGTCACGAGGGCCTCCGTGCGCAACGGCATGATCTCGGAGACGGCGCCGACGAACGTCGTCTTGCCTGCGCCGAATCCGCCGGAGACGACGATCTTCGCCGCGGATGAGCGCTCGCGCGAAGACCCTGTGACAGATGAGCGCTCGTGCGAAGACCCTGTGACAGATGAGCGCTCGCGCGAAGACCCTGTGACAGATGAGCGCTCGCGCGCTCGGTGCTCCTCATAGTGCCCTGAGGCCACGCAGCGTCCTTCCTATCAGTTCGCGTCGTTCGTCGGTGGTGGCCGAATCACCCAGTGTGCTGCGCACCGCAAGGTGACCCTGCGCCACCAGATCCCCGATCAGCACCCGCGCCACGCCGAGCGGCAGCGACAACCCGGCGGCGACCTCAGCGACCGACGGGTGGTCGACGCACATCGCCAGGATCTGACTGCGCACATCGCCGCCCGGCCACCGTGGCGGCTTCTCGGCGTTCACCGTCTCGATCGGTGCCTCCAGCGGCAGGTAGACCCGCGAATCGGTGCGTCCCGCCGTCAGGATGTAGGGCCGGACCAGGCTTGGCTCGTCGGCGTTATCGCGTTCCCGCAGCGGTGCTCCGCTCGCCCCCTCCCTACCCTCGGCATCCTCCATAGGCCACTCACGAGTGCTGGGGCGCGCGCCGTCGCGCCGACTGGACGACAGTGCCCACACGCTCCACCAGGATCGCCATCTCGTAGCCGATCTGGCCGATGTCGCAGTTGCGTGTCGCCAGGGTCGCCAGGTTCGAGCCGTCGCCCACGCGCATCAGCAGTAGGTATCCGTTCTCCATCTCGACGACCGACTGCAGCACGTGGCCGCCGTCGAACAGCTGCGCCGCCCCCGTCGACAGGCTGGCCAGCCCGGAGGCGACGGCGGCGAGCTGGTCGGCACGCTCGGTGGGGATGTGCTCGCTGGCCGCCATCAGCAGGCCGTCGGCGGACACCAGCACGGCATGCGACACCCCCGAGACCTCGCGGGCGAACCGGGAAACGAGCCAGTCGAGCGAATCACGCTGTGTAGAACGCGGAGCCGCCCCGGCGGCGACATCGGGTCGCGGAGCCGCCCCGGCGGCGACATCGGGTCGCGGAGCCGCCCCGGCGGCGACATCCGGTCGCGGAGCCGCCCCGGCGGCGACATCCGGTCGCGGCGGGTAGGTCATTCGTGTTCCAGTCCTCTGGTCTCTCGGGCATGCGAGCGGCCGGCATGCACTCCGCCGAAATGGCTGGTCATGCTGGCGCGCACGGCTTCGGGGTCACGCTGCAGAGGTGCTCCCTCGCCGGCGGCGAAGGCCCCCGGCCCAGCGTCGAACTCAGCCGCCGATGCTACCGCGTCGTCGTCCTGCGCGCCGCGGTGCGCGCCGCCGTTGCGGTGCTGCTCGTCGTGGGCGCCGGCGTCCACCGTTCCCGGAACCAGCCGGGCACCGGGCTCACGCACCGGCAGGCCCTCGTCGGTGTGCCGGGTCACCGGTGCCTCGTCGGCCGCCGCCGCGGCCGACCATCCGCGGTCCCACACCGACTCCCAGTTCAGGTCTTCGCTGTCGGCCAGTTCCGTGGGATCGACCAGCCACTCGGACAGCATCTTCTGGTAGATCGCGTCGTCCGAGCCGGCCGTGTCACTGGCGGTGTGAGAGGCGCTGGACGGCGCCGGCGATGGGGGCGGACCGCCGTCGGCCGCCGCCTGCGCCCGCGCCGCAAAGAAGCCGGAGGTGTCGGTGGGCCGTGCAGTGACCGGCGGTTCGGGCGCCGGCTCGTCGACCGTCTGCACTGGGATGGAGTCGGCGGGCCACTCCTCCTCGTGGACTTCCGGCTCCGGTGCCGGCTGGGCCCCCGCGTTCGGGACCTCGGATATACCGCTGGCACCGGGATCGCGCTGCGGCAGCAGCGACACGGACAGGTCGGCGTGACCGTTGAGGTATTCGGGATCGTCGTAGTAGACGTCCTCGTCTTGGAGGTCGTCTTCGAAGCGGTCTTCATCGAGCGCCAGCGCCGTCGCGATCCCGGCGTGCGCGTCGGCGGGCACGGCGTACTCCGGATCGCCGAACTGGTCCGGCTCGCCGTCGCGGCTGAGCAATTCGGTGGGTACGTACACCCCGGCGGTGGTGCCCGAGTTCGGTTCACCCGCAACGGTACTGCGCAGCCGAACCACCAGTCCGTGCTGGGCGGCGAGCCGACCGACCACGAACAGTCCCATGTGCCGCGCGGTATACGGATTCACCTCACCGCCGGACTGCAGGCGGGTGTTGGCCACCCGCAGATCCGAGTCGGTCATGCCGAGTCCGATGTCGCTGACCTCGATGACCAGCCCGCCGTTGCCGGTGTGCACCGCCGACACCCGCACTTGCGAGATCGGCGGCGAGTAGCGCAGCGCGTTGTCGAGCAACTCTGCCAGCAGGTGCACCAGGTCACCGGCGACGGAACCGGACACCTCGCTGTCGGGCACCGTAGCGGTGACCACCCGGGTGTAGTCCTCGACCTCGGAGGCCGCCGCGTTGATGACCGCCGACACCGGCACCGGTTGATTTCGCTCCTCACGCGCGCGGGGCTCGGTCTGTTCCCGAGGCATCTTCGCGCCCGCCAGGACCAGCAGGTTGGCGCCGTTGCGCCGCATGCGGGCAGCCAGGT from Mycobacterium sp. IDR2000157661 harbors:
- a CDS encoding FHA domain-containing protein — translated: MSRPAPPALTVRHEGSTRTFAAGNDVVVGRDLRADIRIAHPLISRAHLVLRFDQGRWVAIDNGSLNGMFINNRRVPAVDIADGQSVNIGNPDGPRLIFEVGRHTGTAGRTPTMAVPIAGQRPAAASRPGPPPHMPGAPGSAPYGPPSGTSRAQPMYPSGPPSQPRYQAGSPQPAHTGGPVAYQPAPPSTPQPVRSPQYAQPISAPELESVTAMGPTAAPRSSDGSLATSMLKILRPSRPVANVPGAVKIGRATDNDIVVPDVLASRHHATLVPTAAGTEIRDNRSINGTFVNGTRVESALLHDGDNVTIGNIDLVFSGGTLMRGTGTEAATRTGGLEVHGVTWTIENDKTLLENISIAARPGTLTAVIGPSGAGKSTFARLVAGYTHPTTGTVTFEGHNVHAEYASLRSRIGMVPQDDVVHGQLTVRQALMYAAELRLPPDTTKADREQVVMQVLEELEMTNHLETRVDKLSGGQRKRASVALELLTGPSLLILDEPTSGLDPALDRQVMTMLRQLADAGRVVLVVTHSLTYLDVCDEVLLLAPGGKTAFYGPPNQIGPSMGTTNWADIFSTVAGDPDGANRRFLDQSGPPPPPPPTEQPSELGSPTSTSVRRQFSTIARRQVRLIVSDRGYFLFLAVLPFIMGVLSLSVPGDVGFGVPVPAIQGGAAPNEPGQILVLLNVGAIFMGTALTIRALIGERAIFRREQAVGLSTTAYLLAKVFVFAIFALLQSAIVVSINVWGKSWGPGAVTSGAVIGNRTLELYVDVAACCVAAAMTGLALSALAKSNEQIMPLLVIAIMSQLVFQGGMIPVTGRVVLDQLSWITPARWGFAATASTIDLIRLVPGPLTPQDSHWRHTPSAWLFNMGMLFAICVGYLSFVRWKIRLKGG
- a CDS encoding pentapeptide repeat-containing protein, which codes for MAAREDCWTNREFVGHDFRDEDLSRLRTERAVFDECDFRGVDLSESDHVGSAFRNCSFQRATLQHSTFRQCSLLGSVLTDTRLRPLTLVEVDLTLAVLGGCDLRGVDLAGCRLREAGLVDADLRKAVLRGADLGGARVQNARLEEADLRGARVDPTLWTTAKVRGAKVDVDQAMAYAAAHGLVILGQ
- a CDS encoding GTP-binding protein, whose product is MVVSGGFGAGKTTFVGAVSEIMPLRTEALVTNASAGVDMLEATPKKNTTTVAMDFGRITLDDDLVLYLFGTPGQRRFWFMWDDLIRGAIGAIILVDVRRLQDSFAAVDFFEARNLPFLVAINQFDGAPTHPVAAVRTALALSERIPVISVDARDRQSAKAALIAVTEYALDVLASLPG
- a CDS encoding DUF742 domain-containing protein produces the protein MEDAEGREGASGAPLRERDNADEPSLVRPYILTAGRTDSRVYLPLEAPIETVNAEKPPRWPGGDVRSQILAMCVDHPSVAEVAAGLSLPLGVARVLIGDLVAQGHLAVRSTLGDSATTDERRELIGRTLRGLRAL
- a CDS encoding roadblock/LC7 domain-containing protein, with the translated sequence MSHAVLVSADGLLMAASEHIPTERADQLAAVASGLASLSTGAAQLFDGGHVLQSVVEMENGYLLLMRVGDGSNLATLATRNCDIGQIGYEMAILVERVGTVVQSARRRAPQHS